One window from the genome of Crassostrea angulata isolate pt1a10 chromosome 2, ASM2561291v2, whole genome shotgun sequence encodes:
- the LOC128174882 gene encoding uncharacterized protein LOC128174882 — MDRASIQFKVNLCSKCPGDTEYYCKTCPCDLCPNCKENHVKDLQTIDHDVVSHRDKINYIPAQEICVRHPSHVYIKYCEPCELPVCFHCRKHRTHRQFDVKTAYKTKRQQHRGTIHTIRSEALFYRPVLLTGIKADVKICHTELSLYQSEMLTKAPKLKNLINKVRKDFKYNVFCDFDFKHRCLKQMIEMGRHIVSLQEYEHRYVQPEFSFSVLQFLSTVKKTLPQIHLTLHTSQLAMTESLNNKDVMKLLSAIQITERGNRHVENECLLKLTSEAEFHQSLTLTGVDRCFHIFCATPHLVWVNDFRNSFRVWISDGKKIILTDITGVSLHCVEVSCSDLYIDRGFHTVNNESELIYIDLNYNINKLSKDMKTTTTFIERTDSTWAPLCVYWSPYTGDLLVGMYRKEPRDDTDDSDDTDDKDLTELTVAGTGKVTRYNQSGELTQTIQNDNTGRGLYSGPKYITENNNGDVVVSDSLPGAVVVTERGGRHRFSYTGHPSESGLDSYGICTDALSHILVCDGRTNTVQMIDKDGQFLSHLLTRPSGIFTPQSLSYDVNTHRLLVGTGFNNTVVIYRYIIRQDALADQDQTTADVIKSLTEIPTTWTEETQKENERLWKLSSPIFFQLKGVRRFYHISCVTSDRVWVSDDRNNLMLTDTTGVPLHRLEDSCIDPFTGFHTVNSESELIYIDEDNNINKLSKDMKITTTFKERTGSTWRPRCVYWSPSTGDLLVGMSMYWTFTGKVTRYNESGKLTQTIQHDNTGLELYQDPSFITENNNEDVVVSDPFNAVVVTERGGRHRFSYKGHPSGSELLPHGICTDSLSHILVCDGKSKTIHILDSDGQFLSQLLTKSQEMGEPWGLNYDANTQCLWVGSGVNNTLCVYMYTSRKDALTGKS, encoded by the exons ATGGACAGAGCAAGCATCCAATTTAAAGTAAATCTGTGTTCTAAGTGTCCAGGGGACACAGAGTACTATTGTAAAACGTGTCCATGTGATTTATGTCCCAATTGTAAAGAAAACCATGTAAAAGATCTCCAAACAATAGACCATGATGTTGTGTCACAccgtgataaaatcaactacatccCAGCACAAGAGATCTGTGTGAGACATCCTAGCCATGTTTATATAAAGTACTGTGAACCTTGTGAACTCCCTGTCTGTTTCCACTGCAGAAAACATAGAACTCACAGACAATTTGATGTTAAAACAGCCTATAAAACAAAGCGACAACAACACAGAGGAACCATTCACACCATCAGAAGTgaggctctcttttacagacctgttctcctgACAGGAATCAAAGCTGATGTCAAAATCTGTCACACAGAACTCTCCCTCTATCAATCagagatgttaacaaaggccCCGAAACTGAAGAATCTCATAAACAAAGTGAGAAAAGATTTCAAGTACAATGTATTTTGtgactttgatttcaaacacagatgtttAAAACAGATGATAGAAATGGGCAGACATATTGTCAGCCTTCAGGAATATGAACACAGATATGTACAGCCAGAATTCTCATTCAGTGTGCTACAATTCCTCTCAACTGTAAAGAAAACCCTCCCCCAAATACATCTTACCctccacaccagccagctcGCCATGACTGAGTCACTTAACAATAAGGATGTGATGAAGTTACTGAGTGCAATtcaaatcacagagagaggaaaccgacACGTAGAAAACgagtgtctgctgaaactgacgtcTGAGGCCGAGTTCCATCAATCTCTCACGCTAACTGGTGTTGATCGTTGCTTTCACATTTTCTGTGCGACACCGCACCTGGTCTGGGTCAATGATTTTAGAAATAGCTTCCGGGTCTGGATCAgtgatggaaaaaaaatcatcttgacaGACATCACAGGTGTCTCTCTACATTGTGTGGAGGTTTCATGTAGTGATTTATATATTGATAGAGGATTTCACACAGTGAACAATGAGAGTGAACTAATTTACATAGATTTgaattataacatcaacaaactgtcaaaggatatgaaaacaaccaccacatttatagagagaacagactCTACATGGGCACCActgtgtgtgtactggtccccatACACTGGGGATCTACTCGTCGGGATGTATAGAAAGGAACCAAGGGATGATACAGACGATTCCGACGATACAGATGATAAAGACTTAACGGAGTTAACAGTGGCAGGtacaggcaaggtaacccggtacaaccagagtggaGAACTAACACAAACCATACAGAACGACAACACAGGTCGGGGACTGTATAGTGGACCTaaatatataacagagaacaacaatggggatgtcgtggtgtctgactctCTGCCCGGTGCTGTAGTGGTcacagagcgtggaggaagacatcgtttctcctacacaggacatccatcGGAATCAGGACTAGATTCATACGGcatctgtactgacgcgctgtcacacatcctggtgtgtgatggtAGAACCAACACAGTACAGATGATAGACAAGGACGGTCAGTTtctgtcacatctactgacaaGACCATCAGGGATATTTACACCACAgagcctgagttatgatgttAACACTCACCGTCTCTTGGTCGGAACAGGTTTCAACAACACGGTtgttatatacaggtatatcatTAGACAGGACGCTCTGgcag atcAAGATCAAACCACTGCTGATGTGATAAAGTCGCTAACTGAAATCCCAACCACCTGGACAGAAGAAACACAGAAAGAAAACGAGCGTCTATGGAAACTGTCttctccaattttttttcaactgaaaGGTGTCCGTCGTTTttatcacatttcctgtgtgacatcagaccgggtctgggtcagtgatgaTAGAAATAATCTCatgttgacagacacaacaggtgtccctctacatcgttTGGAGGATTCATGTATTGATCCATTTACTGGATtccacacagtgaacagtgagagtgaactgatttatatagatgaggataataacatcaacaaactgtcaaaggatatgaaaataACCACCACATTTAAAGAGAGAACAGGTTCTACATGGAGACcacggtgtgtgtactggtccccgtccactggggatctactggtcgggatgaGTATGTATTGGACATTcacaggcaaggtaacccggtacaacgAGAGCGGAAAATTGACACAAACCATACAACATGACAACACAGGACTGGAACTGTATCAAGATCCTAGTTTTATAACAGAAAACAACAATgaggatgtcgtggtgtctgacccGTTTaatgctgtagtggtgacagagcgtggaggaagacatcgtttctcctacaaaggacatccatcaggatcagAGCTGCTGCCgcatggaatctgtactgactcactgtcacacatcctggtgtgcgATGGTAAAAGCAAAACAATCCATATCTTAGACAGTGACGGTCAGTTTCTGTCACAATTACTGACAAAATCACAAGAGATGGGTGAACCATGGGGCCTAAATTATGATGCCAACACTCAATGTCTCTGGGTAGGATCAGGGGTCAACAATACCCTGTGTGTCTACATGTATACTTCCAGAaaggacgctctgacaggtaaaTCTTAG